In Pirellulales bacterium, the following are encoded in one genomic region:
- a CDS encoding type II toxin-antitoxin system PemK/MazF family toxin, which translates to MRSGKTKRRNGWKASSETSAMRRGDVWWVNFGGAVGGEARKERPAVIVSNDASNKHLNRVQVVPLTTSVSQLYPSEAIVTVRGKKQKAMADQLTTAAKTRLRNRVGRLSRADLQAVSEAIKIQLALLP; encoded by the coding sequence ATGAGGTCCGGGAAGACGAAGCGGCGGAATGGGTGGAAGGCCTCATCGGAGACGTCGGCGATGAGACGCGGTGATGTTTGGTGGGTCAACTTCGGTGGCGCGGTCGGCGGCGAAGCTCGCAAGGAAAGGCCGGCCGTGATCGTCAGCAACGATGCCTCCAACAAGCACCTCAACCGCGTGCAGGTGGTGCCGCTCACGACGAGCGTGTCGCAACTGTATCCCAGCGAGGCTATTGTCACGGTGCGCGGCAAAAAGCAAAAGGCTATGGCAGACCAACTGACAACGGCTGCGAAGACCCGCCTGCGGAATCGAGTCGGCCGGCTGTCGCGCGCCGACCTGCAGGCCGTGAGCGAAGCCATCAAGATCCAACTGGCGTTACTGCCGTAA
- the uvrA gene encoding excinuclease ABC subunit UvrA: protein MPAADIVIKGAREHNLRDVSLTLPRNRLICFTGVSGSGKSSLAFDTLYAEGQRRYVESLSSFARQFLGQMPKPDVDLISGLSPSISISQKTSGQNPRSTVGTITEIYDYLRVLYARTGQGHCPKCGRVITAQTRDQIIDRIGTLPAGSKFLILAPIIKAQKGEYRDLFVDLLKQGFVRARVDGTVVSLSDDLKLDRQMRHNIEVVVDRLVAGPTLRPRLAEAVELALKIGKGTLIAAVGRGSSVENALPGDPQSEDGLPSPSRRGDGLGRPSSEEDDEPAAPIKRRRGRPADDLHFSADYACTECGISFEPPSPQLFSFNSPQGMCLSCDGLGEVYSFDAELLIPDGRLSIKEGAVELIGPWDDLGRWKRHLYEGVAETIERNHGLDPGVLLETPWNKLDPALVRLLLWGTGDLHITYTWKHGGGVHKYGGKFDGIIPELVSRYRNSKSGMQRRQLEKYMRVIGCSQCGGARLNEQARAVTLASRHPRFNGQAKSLPEVCSLAVSDAVDFFGELELDATRQIIAAEVLKEIRGRLGFLTNVGLNYLTLDRTAPTLSGGESQRIRLAGQIGCGLVGVLYILDEPSIGLHPRDNDRLLDTLTRLRDLGNTVVVVEHDEDTMRAADHIIDFGPGPGVRGGEVVAAGSVAQICGEKRSLTGQYLAGDLQIAVPARRRPTNDKWLKVIGAAQNNLKNIDAEIPLGTFVCVTGVSGSGKSSLVNGILVEALHRDLNKGDGEPGRHERIEGLQHLDKLIAIDQSPIGRTPRSNPATYIKVFDDIRKLYTQLTESKTRGYQEGRFSFNVEGGRCEACQGNGSNRLEMDFLADVWVTCPVCEGHRFNRETLQVKFKGKSIADVLEMDVQQALDHFQNIPKVRHKLQTLHDVGLDYLKLGQPSPTLSGGEAQRIKLARELVKKSTGKTLYLLDEPTTGLHFADIRMLLKVLHDFVDAGNTVLVVEHNLDVIKTADWLIDLGPEGGDEGGRIVAAGTPEEVMQAAESHTGRALARHLNGDVAERVRVREKRGRSPNSHEFGYSTAIRVRGARQHNLKSIDVEIPRDQITVCCGQSGSGKSSLAMDTIYAEGQRRYVESLSSYARQFVGQMQKPQVEHIEGLSPAIAIEQKHLGHTPRSTVGTVTEIYDYLRILFARLGKAHCPDCDVPIGTQSADEVIDKVMANPEGTKLLLMAPLEIQVGDNYETLWQELREAGWQRMRIDRVTHSVDDPPKIDRRRKHLIEVVIDRNVVRTNNRSRIADSIESALSLGRGVLHVAYPVDDVAEENWPTEIHSQHFACDKCGRSFEPLTPHHFSFNSSLGWCPSCEGLGTQTGANTASLLRGPKLSLAQGAVAVWPEPENPYFRPLVEAFAAHTGVPIDVPFDQLNARHRRLVLHGTGEDWIPVYPTPTRSASEAVEGKRKTGQPLYRFQYKGVYPALEEASRLSPLLRSRLDHLVDQVECSTCGGSRLRDAAAAVRFRGQTMDEVCRTPLGDLLKQTSGLKLTGSERKIAGELLREVTNRLQFLVDVGLEYLTLHRGAPTLSGGEAQRIRLGSQVGSGLTGVLYVLDEPTIGLHPRDNRRLLKALMRLRNLGNTLLMVEHDREVVESADQLLDFGPGAGEHGGEIVARGTPAEVAKQKGSVTGPYLSGAKAIGVPVNRRMAVAPTLRGGEGEKERGREGEKERGKAKKNAATNGEYAKSESFARVAKAVARRGVPLSNEAVQTVLEFPEPPGGGWLEVIGARHNNLRGVDARIPLGTLTAITGVSGSGKSSLVEDVLYASLARKLHRARTFPAPHDSIRGVELINKVIRVDQQPLGNTPTSNPATYTGVFELIRGLYSQLPDAKLRGYTPRRFSFNVPGGRCEKCEGNGQLRIEMHFLPDVWVECDECRGRRYNQETLAVRYKGESIADVLDMPCGRAARLFENIPKVRHVLETLCDVGLDYIRLGQAAPTLSGGEAQRVKLAAELSRPDTGQTLYLLDEPTTGLHFDDLAKLLDVLNRLVDLGNTVVVIEHNLDVIKTADWVIDLGPEAGDGGGHIVAAGTPEDIVAHAKRTKKAVAGAEPGQLSPGGAKRRRGQAMPRSAPTGASPGPNAEIIAASSQARLCPSHLYRSYTGEMLAPVLAAGPHVERRPHDFAAREEKRPEDLDITEVGKEAQMPWERDGRRWHTQDRVGRSGLPCRWEGKILAAVVDRIHELGEFSPTNWNARTIVEICASRKTDGWFLHAITGEEWLLKLKFRVAKRTFQREDLVSQLDLKPLNEMHHLPVYGSEPRVKCKQLRGPWQEVQLAVHAYEEIDRPAFWQFLERAVEGFRAFTERVQQQPEDVMPWKVLGRKWHLSRKGFPPGKKVSWETEVLEELCELLAETAPEGQFLWNNQQVVHLFINGPGEPWATIHTKKPAALDLVLTGPKNRFALGRMASLGADRELVTDRPDKDVVKLKFRLTEEVSADELAEFLREHLAAVTNRLGNK from the coding sequence ATGCCCGCTGCCGATATCGTCATCAAAGGCGCCCGCGAACATAACCTCCGCGACGTCAGCCTCACGCTGCCGCGAAACCGGCTGATCTGCTTCACGGGCGTCAGCGGATCCGGCAAAAGCTCGCTGGCCTTCGATACCCTTTATGCCGAAGGGCAAAGGCGTTACGTCGAAAGTCTCTCCAGCTTTGCCCGGCAGTTCCTGGGGCAAATGCCGAAGCCGGACGTGGATCTCATTTCGGGGCTAAGCCCGTCGATTTCCATCTCGCAAAAGACCAGCGGCCAGAACCCGCGATCGACCGTCGGCACCATCACCGAGATTTATGACTACCTGCGCGTGCTCTACGCCCGCACCGGCCAGGGACATTGCCCGAAGTGCGGCCGCGTGATTACCGCCCAGACACGCGACCAGATTATCGACCGCATCGGCACACTGCCGGCCGGCAGCAAGTTTCTGATTCTGGCGCCGATCATCAAGGCCCAGAAAGGCGAGTATCGCGACCTATTTGTCGACCTGCTCAAGCAAGGCTTCGTGCGGGCACGCGTCGATGGCACCGTCGTCTCGCTGAGCGACGACCTCAAGCTCGATCGCCAGATGCGGCACAACATCGAGGTGGTCGTCGACCGGCTGGTGGCTGGGCCGACGTTGCGGCCGCGATTGGCCGAAGCGGTCGAGCTGGCGCTGAAGATCGGCAAGGGTACGTTGATCGCGGCCGTGGGACGTGGTTCGTCCGTAGAGAACGCGCTGCCGGGCGATCCGCAATCGGAGGATGGGCTTCCTAGCCCGTCGCGTCGGGGTGACGGCCTAGGAAGGCCATCCTCCGAAGAAGACGACGAACCCGCCGCGCCTATAAAGCGGCGTCGCGGCCGACCGGCCGACGATCTGCACTTCTCGGCCGACTATGCCTGCACCGAATGCGGCATCAGCTTCGAGCCGCCCAGCCCGCAGCTCTTCAGCTTCAACAGTCCGCAGGGCATGTGCCTGTCGTGCGACGGACTCGGCGAAGTCTATAGCTTCGACGCCGAGCTGCTGATTCCCGACGGCCGCCTTTCGATCAAAGAAGGTGCGGTGGAACTGATCGGTCCTTGGGACGACCTCGGCCGATGGAAGCGGCATCTCTACGAGGGCGTCGCCGAAACCATCGAGCGAAACCACGGCCTCGATCCGGGCGTGCTGCTGGAAACGCCCTGGAACAAGCTCGACCCGGCGCTGGTGCGGCTGCTGCTCTGGGGCACGGGCGACCTGCACATTACCTACACGTGGAAGCACGGGGGCGGCGTTCACAAATACGGCGGCAAGTTCGACGGCATCATCCCCGAACTGGTCTCGCGATATCGCAACAGCAAGAGCGGCATGCAGCGACGCCAGTTGGAAAAATACATGCGGGTGATCGGCTGCAGCCAGTGCGGCGGCGCCCGGCTGAACGAACAGGCCCGCGCCGTGACGCTCGCCTCGCGGCATCCCCGCTTCAACGGCCAGGCCAAGTCGCTTCCGGAGGTCTGCTCGCTGGCCGTGTCCGACGCCGTCGATTTCTTTGGCGAACTCGAACTCGACGCCACGCGGCAGATCATCGCCGCCGAAGTGCTCAAGGAGATCCGCGGCCGGCTCGGCTTCTTGACCAATGTGGGCCTCAACTACCTGACGCTCGACCGCACCGCGCCCACGCTCTCCGGTGGCGAGTCGCAGCGCATCCGGCTGGCCGGGCAAATCGGCTGCGGACTGGTCGGCGTGCTGTATATTCTCGACGAGCCGTCGATCGGCCTGCACCCCCGCGACAACGATCGCCTGCTCGACACGCTCACGCGGCTCCGCGACCTGGGCAACACGGTGGTCGTCGTCGAGCACGACGAAGACACCATGCGGGCCGCCGACCACATCATCGACTTCGGCCCCGGCCCCGGCGTGCGCGGCGGTGAAGTGGTCGCGGCCGGTTCCGTCGCTCAAATCTGCGGCGAAAAGCGGAGCCTGACCGGGCAATACCTCGCCGGCGACTTGCAGATTGCCGTGCCCGCTCGCCGCCGCCCGACCAACGACAAGTGGCTCAAGGTGATCGGCGCCGCTCAGAACAACCTCAAGAATATCGACGCCGAGATTCCACTGGGCACGTTTGTGTGCGTGACCGGCGTGAGCGGTTCGGGCAAGAGCTCGCTGGTCAACGGCATTCTGGTCGAGGCCCTGCACCGCGACTTGAACAAGGGCGACGGCGAGCCGGGCCGGCACGAGCGGATCGAGGGCCTGCAGCATCTCGACAAGCTGATCGCCATCGACCAATCGCCCATCGGCCGCACGCCGCGGTCGAATCCGGCGACGTACATCAAGGTGTTCGACGATATTCGCAAGCTGTATACCCAGCTTACCGAGTCGAAGACCCGCGGCTATCAGGAGGGGCGGTTCAGCTTCAACGTCGAAGGCGGCCGCTGCGAAGCGTGCCAAGGGAACGGCTCGAACCGGCTGGAAATGGACTTTCTGGCCGACGTCTGGGTCACGTGTCCGGTGTGCGAAGGGCACCGTTTCAACCGCGAAACGCTGCAAGTGAAGTTCAAGGGCAAGTCGATCGCCGACGTATTAGAGATGGACGTCCAACAAGCGCTCGATCACTTCCAAAACATTCCCAAGGTGCGGCACAAACTGCAAACGCTGCACGACGTGGGACTCGATTATCTCAAGCTGGGCCAGCCCTCGCCGACGCTTTCGGGTGGCGAGGCCCAACGCATCAAGCTGGCCCGCGAACTGGTGAAAAAGAGCACCGGCAAAACGCTCTATCTCTTGGATGAGCCGACGACCGGCCTGCACTTTGCCGACATCCGCATGCTGCTCAAGGTGCTGCACGACTTCGTCGACGCCGGCAACACGGTGCTGGTGGTCGAGCACAATCTGGACGTGATCAAGACGGCCGATTGGCTGATCGACCTCGGTCCCGAAGGCGGCGACGAGGGCGGCCGGATTGTCGCCGCCGGCACGCCGGAGGAGGTGATGCAGGCCGCGGAGTCGCACACGGGACGGGCGCTGGCACGGCACTTGAACGGCGACGTAGCCGAACGCGTGAGAGTTCGGGAGAAGCGTGGCAGAAGCCCGAATTCTCACGAATTCGGCTACAGCACTGCAATCCGAGTCAGGGGTGCGCGGCAGCACAACCTCAAGTCGATCGACGTGGAAATTCCGCGCGATCAGATCACCGTCTGCTGCGGGCAAAGCGGTTCGGGCAAAAGTTCGCTGGCGATGGACACCATCTACGCCGAAGGGCAGCGGCGCTATGTCGAAAGTCTCAGCTCCTACGCGCGGCAGTTTGTGGGCCAGATGCAAAAGCCGCAGGTCGAGCATATCGAGGGACTTTCGCCGGCCATCGCCATCGAGCAGAAGCACCTGGGGCACACTCCCCGCTCGACCGTCGGCACCGTGACGGAGATTTACGACTATCTGCGGATTCTCTTCGCTCGGCTGGGCAAAGCCCACTGCCCCGATTGCGACGTGCCGATCGGCACGCAGTCGGCCGACGAGGTGATCGACAAGGTCATGGCCAATCCCGAGGGAACCAAGCTGTTGCTCATGGCGCCGCTGGAGATTCAGGTCGGCGACAACTACGAAACGCTGTGGCAAGAACTGCGCGAGGCCGGCTGGCAGCGGATGCGCATCGATCGCGTGACGCATTCCGTCGACGATCCGCCCAAGATCGACCGCCGCCGCAAACACCTGATCGAGGTGGTGATCGACCGCAACGTCGTGCGGACGAACAACCGCTCCCGCATCGCCGACAGCATCGAAAGCGCGCTCAGCCTGGGCCGCGGCGTGCTGCACGTCGCCTATCCGGTCGACGACGTGGCCGAAGAGAACTGGCCCACCGAAATCCACAGCCAGCACTTCGCCTGCGACAAGTGCGGCCGCAGCTTCGAGCCGCTCACACCGCACCATTTTTCGTTCAACAGCTCGCTGGGCTGGTGCCCGTCGTGCGAAGGACTGGGCACGCAGACCGGAGCGAACACGGCCTCGCTCTTGCGCGGCCCGAAGTTGAGCCTGGCGCAAGGGGCGGTGGCCGTCTGGCCGGAGCCGGAGAATCCGTATTTCCGGCCGCTGGTGGAAGCGTTTGCGGCGCATACGGGCGTGCCGATCGACGTGCCGTTCGACCAGCTCAACGCACGGCATCGCCGCCTCGTGCTGCACGGCACGGGCGAAGATTGGATACCCGTCTATCCGACACCAACCCGAAGCGCAAGCGAGGCAGTCGAAGGCAAACGCAAGACCGGCCAGCCGCTCTACCGCTTCCAATACAAGGGCGTCTATCCGGCACTCGAAGAAGCGTCGCGCCTGTCGCCCCTGTTGCGCAGCCGGCTCGACCACTTGGTCGACCAGGTGGAGTGCTCCACGTGCGGCGGCAGCCGCCTGCGCGACGCCGCCGCCGCCGTGCGTTTTCGCGGGCAGACGATGGACGAAGTTTGCCGCACGCCTCTGGGCGACCTGCTCAAGCAGACGTCGGGCCTCAAGCTCACCGGTTCCGAGCGAAAGATCGCCGGCGAACTGCTGCGCGAGGTGACGAACCGCTTGCAGTTTCTGGTCGACGTTGGGCTGGAATACCTGACGCTGCACCGTGGCGCGCCGACGCTCTCCGGCGGCGAAGCCCAGCGCATCCGGCTGGGCAGCCAAGTGGGCAGCGGCCTGACCGGCGTGCTCTATGTGCTCGACGAGCCGACTATCGGGCTGCACCCGCGCGACAATCGCCGGCTACTGAAGGCCCTGATGAGACTTCGCAACCTCGGCAACACGCTGCTGATGGTCGAGCACGACCGCGAAGTGGTGGAGAGCGCCGATCAGCTTCTCGATTTCGGACCGGGCGCCGGCGAACACGGCGGCGAGATTGTCGCCCGTGGCACACCGGCCGAGGTGGCCAAACAGAAGGGATCGGTCACGGGACCATATTTGTCGGGCGCGAAGGCGATCGGCGTACCCGTGAATCGACGGATGGCCGTAGCTCCGACACTCCGTGGCGGAGAGGGAGAGAAGGAGCGAGGGAGAGAAGGGGAGAAGGAGAGAGGGAAAGCGAAGAAGAACGCCGCGACGAACGGTGAATATGCAAAATCGGAGTCATTCGCGCGCGTGGCCAAGGCGGTGGCGCGGCGGGGTGTGCCGCTGTCGAATGAAGCGGTGCAGACGGTCTTGGAGTTCCCGGAACCGCCCGGCGGAGGTTGGCTCGAGGTGATCGGCGCGCGGCACAACAACTTGCGCGGCGTCGACGCCCGGATTCCGCTGGGCACGCTCACGGCCATCACCGGCGTCAGCGGCAGCGGCAAAAGCTCGCTCGTGGAGGACGTGCTCTACGCCTCGCTGGCCCGCAAGCTGCACCGGGCCCGGACTTTTCCCGCGCCGCACGATTCCATCCGCGGTGTCGAGTTGATCAACAAGGTGATCCGCGTCGATCAGCAGCCGCTGGGCAACACGCCCACCTCGAACCCGGCGACCTACACCGGTGTGTTCGAGCTGATCCGCGGGCTGTACTCGCAGTTGCCCGACGCGAAGCTGCGCGGCTACACGCCACGGCGGTTCAGCTTCAACGTGCCCGGCGGCCGCTGCGAAAAGTGCGAAGGGAACGGCCAACTTCGCATCGAGATGCACTTTTTGCCCGACGTGTGGGTCGAGTGCGACGAATGCCGCGGCCGCCGCTACAACCAGGAGACGCTCGCCGTCCGCTACAAGGGCGAGAGCATCGCCGACGTGCTCGACATGCCCTGCGGCCGGGCAGCCAGGCTCTTCGAGAACATTCCCAAGGTCCGTCACGTGCTGGAAACGCTCTGCGACGTGGGACTCGATTACATCCGTCTGGGCCAAGCGGCGCCGACGCTTTCCGGCGGCGAGGCCCAGCGCGTGAAGCTGGCCGCCGAGCTGTCGCGGCCCGACACTGGGCAGACGCTTTACTTGCTCGACGAGCCGACGACCGGACTGCACTTCGACGATCTGGCCAAGCTTTTGGACGTGCTCAATCGGCTCGTCGACTTGGGCAACACGGTGGTCGTCATCGAGCACAATCTCGACGTGATCAAGACGGCCGACTGGGTGATCGACCTGGGACCGGAAGCCGGCGACGGCGGCGGGCACATCGTCGCGGCGGGCACGCCCGAGGATATCGTCGCCCACGCAAAGCGGACCAAAAAAGCGGTGGCTGGGGCAGAGCCTGGCCAGTTATCGCCTGGCGGAGCCAAGAGACGTCGCGGCCAGGCGATGCCCCGGAGTGCGCCCACCGGGGCATCGCCTGGCCCTAACGCGGAAATAATCGCAGCGTCTTCTCAGGCCAGGCTCTGCCCCAGCCACCTCTATCGCTCGTACACCGGCGAGATGCTGGCGCCCGTGCTGGCCGCGGGGCCGCACGTCGAGCGCAGGCCCCACGACTTCGCCGCCCGTGAAGAAAAGCGGCCGGAAGACCTCGATATCACCGAGGTCGGCAAAGAAGCCCAGATGCCGTGGGAGCGGGACGGCCGCCGGTGGCACACGCAGGATCGTGTCGGCCGTAGCGGGCTGCCCTGCCGTTGGGAAGGCAAGATTCTGGCCGCGGTGGTCGATCGCATTCATGAGCTGGGCGAGTTCAGTCCCACGAATTGGAACGCCCGCACGATCGTCGAGATTTGTGCTTCGCGCAAGACCGACGGCTGGTTCCTGCACGCCATCACCGGCGAAGAGTGGCTGCTCAAGCTGAAGTTCCGCGTGGCCAAGCGCACCTTTCAGCGCGAAGACCTGGTAAGCCAGCTCGATCTGAAACCGCTCAACGAAATGCACCACCTGCCGGTCTATGGCAGCGAGCCGCGCGTGAAGTGCAAGCAGCTTCGCGGCCCGTGGCAAGAGGTGCAGTTGGCCGTGCATGCGTATGAAGAGATCGACCGGCCGGCCTTCTGGCAGTTTTTGGAGCGGGCCGTCGAGGGTTTTCGGGCATTCACCGAGCGCGTGCAGCAGCAGCCGGAAGACGTGATGCCCTGGAAAGTGCTGGGCCGCAAATGGCACTTGTCGCGGAAGGGTTTTCCGCCCGGCAAGAAGGTTTCGTGGGAAACGGAAGTGCTGGAAGAGCTTTGCGAGCTGTTGGCGGAGACGGCTCCCGAAGGCCAATTCCTGTGGAACAACCAGCAGGTGGTCCACCTGTTTATCAACGGCCCCGGCGAGCCGTGGGCCACGATCCACACCAAGAAACCCGCGGCCCTCGACCTGGTGTTGACCGGTCCCAAGAACCGTTTTGCCCTGGGCCGCATGGCCTCCCTGGGCGCCGATCGCGAATTGGTGACCGACCGGCCGGATAAAGATGTTGTGAAGCTCAAGTTCCGCTTGACGGAAGAAGTCTCCGCCGACGAGCTGGCGGAGTTCCTTCGCGAGCACCTCGCAGCCGTCACCAACCGGCTGGGCAACAAGTAG
- the pyrF gene encoding orotidine-5'-phosphate decarboxylase — MQTAQPTNFADRLIAAVRGKRNPVVVGLDPRREQLPPSLTTGIALGDRAALARAYFRFCADVVDVVAPLVPAVKPQAAFFEQLGPDGMAALGEVVHHARQKGLLVILDGKRNDIGSTATAYADAYLGESSAWQADALTVSPYLGADSLQPFVDVAAARGAGLFVLVKTSNSGGGQFQDLVADGKSLYGHVAEFVEQLAGSTAGEHGYGAVGAVVGATYPEQLNELRSAMPSAWLLVPGYGSQGATARDVAGGFGEDGLGAVVNNSRGILFAYSRRGYDERFGPARWQEAVAAATQEMIDELRSETNAGRL, encoded by the coding sequence ATGCAGACCGCACAGCCGACGAACTTCGCCGATCGCCTCATCGCCGCGGTGCGCGGCAAGCGCAACCCGGTGGTGGTGGGGCTCGATCCGCGGCGGGAGCAGCTTCCGCCGTCGTTGACGACCGGCATCGCCCTGGGCGATCGCGCGGCGCTGGCACGGGCGTACTTCCGCTTTTGTGCCGACGTGGTCGATGTCGTGGCGCCGCTCGTGCCCGCCGTCAAGCCGCAAGCGGCGTTCTTCGAGCAGCTTGGCCCCGACGGCATGGCGGCGCTGGGCGAAGTGGTCCACCACGCGCGGCAGAAAGGGCTGCTCGTCATTCTCGACGGCAAGCGAAACGACATCGGCAGCACGGCCACGGCCTACGCCGATGCCTACCTCGGTGAATCGAGCGCCTGGCAGGCCGATGCCCTGACCGTCAGCCCTTATCTGGGGGCCGACAGCCTGCAGCCCTTCGTCGATGTGGCGGCCGCGCGCGGGGCCGGGCTGTTCGTGCTGGTGAAGACCTCGAATTCCGGCGGCGGACAGTTTCAAGACCTCGTCGCCGACGGGAAATCGCTTTACGGGCACGTGGCCGAGTTCGTCGAGCAGCTCGCCGGCAGCACGGCCGGCGAGCACGGTTACGGGGCGGTGGGCGCGGTGGTCGGTGCGACGTATCCGGAACAGCTCAACGAACTGCGCTCGGCGATGCCCAGCGCCTGGCTGCTCGTGCCCGGCTACGGCAGCCAGGGAGCGACGGCGCGCGACGTGGCCGGCGGCTTCGGCGAGGATGGGCTGGGCGCGGTGGTCAACAACTCGCGCGGCATCCTGTTCGCGTATTCCCGCCGCGGCTACGACGAGCGGTTCGGACCCGCGCGCTGGCAAGAAGCGGTGGCCGCCGCCACGCAGGAGATGATCGACGAGCTGCGCAGCGAAACGAACGCGGGAAGACTTTAG
- a CDS encoding Uma2 family endonuclease — protein sequence MSIQPSRRLFSVAEYDQMVETGILREDDRLELIEGEIVAMSPIGSPHAACVRRLDRVLGNLLAGRTQLSVQCPVVIPDWSELNPDVALLVPRDDDYVDAHPLPRQVQVLIEVADSSLAYDTQVKAPLYARAGIRELWIVDLKAKRLVVYTKPRSGRYSVMRPHGLRNRFTSPRFRGVEFVLRDLLP from the coding sequence ATGTCGATCCAACCTTCACGCCGTCTTTTCAGCGTCGCCGAATACGACCAAATGGTCGAGACCGGCATCCTGCGCGAGGACGATCGCCTTGAATTGATCGAAGGAGAAATCGTCGCCATGAGCCCGATCGGCAGTCCTCACGCGGCCTGCGTGCGCAGGCTCGACCGGGTGCTCGGCAACTTGCTGGCGGGTCGGACACAGTTGAGCGTCCAATGCCCCGTCGTCATTCCCGACTGGTCAGAGCTCAACCCAGATGTGGCCCTGCTGGTTCCGCGAGACGATGATTATGTCGACGCCCATCCTCTGCCGCGGCAGGTGCAGGTGCTGATCGAGGTGGCCGACAGCTCGCTGGCTTACGATACTCAGGTCAAGGCGCCGCTCTACGCCAGGGCGGGCATTCGCGAGTTGTGGATCGTGGATCTCAAGGCCAAGCGGCTTGTCGTGTATACCAAACCGCGCTCCGGGCGATACAGCGTCATGCGCCCCCACGGTCTGCGAAACCGTTTCACCAGCCCACGCTTCCGCGGCGTCGAGTTCGTGTTGCGCGATCTGCTGCCGTGA
- a CDS encoding plasmid pRiA4b ORF-3 family protein, translating into MARKKIARRGKHAPAGKVASNTIYQFKITLIGSKPPIWRRIEVEDGPLDNLHGHIQRAMGWTNSHLHQFDIGGEQYGEPELLDDGFGGSECHDSLETTIGEIVPKNGKPFRFKYEYDFGDGWEHEILFEGCCDREANARYPRCVEGKRACPPEDVGGLWGYQDFLEALADPKSPQRAEMLEWVGGEFDPEAFDPAAATKAMQRATPN; encoded by the coding sequence ATGGCACGGAAGAAAATCGCCCGCCGTGGCAAGCATGCGCCGGCAGGCAAGGTCGCCTCAAATACCATCTACCAGTTCAAGATCACCTTGATCGGCTCGAAGCCTCCAATCTGGCGGCGGATCGAAGTCGAAGACGGCCCGCTCGACAATCTGCACGGGCACATCCAAAGGGCCATGGGCTGGACCAATTCGCATTTGCACCAGTTCGACATCGGGGGCGAGCAGTACGGCGAGCCGGAACTTCTCGACGACGGCTTCGGCGGTTCCGAGTGCCACGACTCGCTCGAAACCACGATCGGCGAGATCGTGCCCAAGAACGGGAAGCCGTTCCGCTTCAAATATGAATACGACTTCGGCGACGGCTGGGAGCACGAGATTCTGTTCGAGGGCTGTTGCGATCGTGAGGCGAACGCGCGGTATCCGCGGTGCGTCGAAGGCAAGCGTGCCTGCCCGCCGGAGGACGTCGGCGGCCTGTGGGGCTATCAAGACTTCCTGGAGGCGTTGGCCGATCCGAAAAGCCCGCAACGTGCGGAGATGCTCGAATGGGTCGGCGGCGAGTTCGATCCCGAAGCCTTCGATCCCGCCGCAGCGACGAAGGCCATGCAGAGGGCCACGCCGAACTGA